Proteins encoded by one window of Amaranthus tricolor cultivar Red isolate AtriRed21 chromosome 4, ASM2621246v1, whole genome shotgun sequence:
- the LOC130810754 gene encoding uncharacterized protein LOC130810754 yields the protein MGDWQEGSWTWHLIWRRALYDWEIEDISNLKGHIEQKKPSRDLEDGVVWRHTGNLSYPVKSITATLCEQSTPTLPKAISYVVWQKFIPPRAQLYVWLANLEKLNTGDFLVEKGIIEAQRALCPLCNLQTESNSHVLFSCTISWRVWMNMLEWWGISGALQNQCRRFCLEWLGLVKNRKYRKLWGLIQGCVIWSLWYQRNKIKFENGDPNANNFIYSLKIRIGIWAKEMMGFPGWSSDDVTYNINSLLFLM from the coding sequence ATGGGGGATTGGCAGGAAGGATCTTGGACTTGGCATCTAATATGGCGTAGAGCGCTATACGATTGGGAAATCGAAGATATCTCAAACCTCAAAGGCCACATCGAGCAGAAAAAGCCGAGCCGAGATTTAGAGGATGGCGTGGTATGGAGACACACTGGTAACTTGAGCTATCCTGTAAAGAGTATTACCGCAACTTTGTGTGAACAGTCTACCCCAACCTTACCCAAAGCTATATCCTATGTTGTATGGCAGAAATTCATCCCTCCAAGAGCACAGTTGTATGTTTGGTTGGCAAACTTGGAGAAACTCAACACTGGAGACTTTCTAGTAGAAAAGGGGATTATTGAAGCTCAACGGGCCTTATGCCCCTTATGTAACCTACAAACAGAATCAAACTCCCACGTCCTGTTTTCATGTACAATCTCTTGGAGAGTTTGGATGAATATGCTAGAATGGTGGGGTATCTCCGGGGCTCTACAAAATCAGTGTAGAAGATTCTGCCTTGAATGGTTGGGTCTGGTGAAGAATAGGAAATATCGGAAGCTATGGGGACTTATCCAAGGCTGCGTCATATGGTCACTATGGTACCAGaggaacaaaataaaattcgaGAATGGAGATCCAAATGCAAACAATTTTATCTACTCACTGAAAATCAGAATTGGAATATGGGCTAAAGAAATGATGGGATTCCCTGGATGGTCTTCCGATGATGTAACATATAATATAAACTCTCTTCTTTTTTTGATGTAG